Genomic DNA from Desulfurivibrio alkaliphilus AHT 2:
ATCGACCTTAACGTCGACGATGACACCCTGCAAAAAATCAGCCGGGACGGGGTACTGGCCCTGACCCTCGACGAGATGCAGGTAATCCGGGATCACCTGCAGGACCCGCAGGTGGTTAAACAGCGCCGCCGGGTGGGGCTGGGGGAAAAGATCACCGACGTGGAACTGGAAGTTCTCGCCCAGAGCTGGTCGGAGCACTGCAAACACAAGATCTTCAACGCCGAAATCCACTACGAGGACACCGCAAGCGGGCAACAGACCGTTTTTCACAGCCTGTTCGACACCTTCATCAAGGCCCCGACCGCGGAAATTCGCCGCCGCATGGGGGATAACGACTGGTGCCTGTCGGTCTTCAAAGACAACGCCGGGGTTATCCGCTTCACCCAGGACTGGAACGTGGCCTTCAAGGTGGAAACCCACAACAGCCCTTCCGCCCTCGATCCCTACGGTGGCGCGCTGACCGGGATTGTCGGGGTCAACCGCGACCCCTTCGGCACCGGCATGGGCGCCAAACTGATCGCCAACACCGATGTTTTCTGCTTTGCCTCGCCTTTCTACGAAGATCCCCTGCCGGCCCGGCTGCTGCATCCCAAGCGGATCTTTGAAGGCGTGCGGCTGGGGGTGGAGCATGGCGGCAACAAAAGCGGGATTCCCACGGTCAACGGCTCGCTGGTCTTCGACTCCCGTTTTGCCGGCAAACCCCTGGTTTTCTGCGGCACGGTGGGGATCATGCCGGCCCTGGTGAACGGCCGGCCGTCGGAACACAAAAAGGCCAACCCCGGCGACCTGATCGTGATGACCGGCGGCCGCATCGGCAAGGACGGCATCCACGGGGCCACCTTTTCCTCCGAGGAATTGCATGAGGGCTCGCCGGCCACGGCGGTGCAGATCGGCGACCCCATTACCCAGAAACGGATGTTCGATTGCCTGCTTAAAGCCCGCGACCTGGGGCTTTACAGTTGCATCACCGACAACGGCGCCGGCGGGCTTTCCTCCTCGGTGGGCGAGATGGCCGAAGATACCGGCGGCTTTGAGTTGCACCTGGACAAGGCGCCGCTCAAATACCCGGGCCTGCAGCCCTGGGAGATCATGATCTCCGAGGCCCAGGAACGGATGACCCTGGCCGTGCCGCCGGGCAAAATAGACGAATTCATGGCCCTGTGCCAACGCATGGAGGTGGAGGCCACGGTGCTGGGCACCTTCACCGATTCCGGCAAGTTCCACGTGCTTTATCAAGGCCAAACGGTGGCCTGCCTGGAGATGGCCTTTGTCCACCACGGCCTGCCCCCCATGCAGCTTTCGGCCCGCTGGACGCCGCCGGTACACCCCGAGCTGCAACTGCCCGACCACCCCGATCTTGGCGCCGAACTCCACACCCTGCTGGGCCGGCTCAACGTCTGCAGCAAGGAGTATGTGGTACGGCAGTACGACCACGAGGTGCAGGCCGGCAGCGTGGTCAAGCCGCTGACCGGGGCGGCCAACGACGGCCCCTCGGATGCGGCGGTGATCCGCCCCTTGCTGGACTCCTGCCAGGGGCTGGTGATCGCCCACGGTATCTGCCCCAAGTACTCGGACATCGACACTTACCACATGGCGGCCTGCGCGGTGGATGAAGCCATCCGCAACGCGGTGGCCACCGGGGCCGGGCTGAACCACATGGCGGGGCTGGACAACTTTTGCTGGTGTGACCCGGTGCTGTCGGAAAAGACCCCGGACGGTCCCTACAAACTGGCTCAACTGGTCCGGGCCAACCAGGCCCTGGCGGCCTGCGCCGTGGCCTTCGGAGTGCCCTGCATCTCCGGCAAGGACTCGATGAAAAACGATTACATGATGAACAACGTCAAGATTTCGATCCCGCCCACCCTGCTCTTTTCGGTGGTGGCCAAAATCGACGACGTCAACCGGGCGGTGACCATGGACGCCAAAAAACCCGGCGATCTGGTCTACCTGCTGGGCACCACCTACGACGAACTGGGCGGTTCGGAATACGCCGCCCTGCTGGGAGGGGTGGGCAACAACGTGCCCAAGGTGAACCCCGAAACCGCCCGCCGCCGTTACGAGGCCCTCCACCAGGCCATGACCCGGGGCCTGGTGGCCTCGGCCCACGACCTTTCCGACGGCGGCCTGGCGGTGGCGGCGGCGGAGAGTGCCTTTGCCGGCGGACTGGGGCTGGATATCGACCTGGGGCTGGCGCTTACCCAAGAGGTCTACCGCGACGATGTGCTGCTTTTTTCCGAAAGCGCCAGCCGTCTGCTGGTCACCGTGGCCCCCGCCGACGCCGACGCCTTTGAACAGACCATGGCCGGCGCCGAATGCAGCCGGATCGGGGTGGTGACCTCGGAACCGGTGCTGCGCATCTCCGGCCTGGGCGGCGAGACGGTGCTGGTGGAGCGTATCGAGGATCTTAAGAAAAGCTGGCAAACAACCCTGGACTTCTAACGATGGGTGCAGAGAAAGGGATTTTTATCGCGGAGATCGCTGAAGGCCGGGAAGTTGAGGGAATTTTCCTGGTCAAGGAGTTGAACCGCGGGGAGACCCGGGCCGGCAAGCCCTTTTTGCGCCTCACCCTGGTGGACAACAGCGGCGAGATCGGCGGGCCGGTGTGGGATGACGCCGAGGAGCTGGCACCGCTGTGCCAACCGGGCAGCTATCTCCAGGTCAGCGGCCGGGGAGACAGCTACCAGGGCAGCCCCCAACTTAAAATCGGCCGGATAAGCCCGGTGGACCCGAGCAGCGTTGATCCGGCCGATTTCATGCCCAGCGGCGATTTCGACCGCCGGGAGCTGGAAGCGGAGCTTGAACGGCTGCTGGCCGGGGTGCAGAGCCCGCCGGTGCGCCGGCTGCTGGACGCCTTCTTCAGCGACCGGGAGTTTTACCAGCGCTTCACCACCGCCCCGGCGGCCAAAAGCATGCACCATGCCTACCTGGGCGGGCTGCTGGAACACACGGTGGCGGTGGCTCGCCTGGCCGAGGCGGTGAGCCGGCTCTACCCGGGCCTGGATGCCGACCTGCTGCTGGCCGGCGCCCTGCTCCACGACCTGGGCAAGACCGAGGAGTTGACCTACCGGGAATACCCTTTCGGCTACAGCAACCGGGGCCGGCTGGTGGGGCACCTGGTGATCGGCACCGAAATGATCAGTCAAAAGGCGGCGGCCATCGACGACTTTCCGCCCGAGCTGCTGGAGCGCCTGCAACACCTGGTGCTGAGCCACCACGGCTACCACGAGTTCGGCACCCCCACCCTGCCCATGATGCAGGAGGCCTTTATCCTCCATTTTCTCGACAATCTTGATGCCAAGGCCAATTATTTCCACCGCTTGAACCGGCAAACCACCGAACCCGGCTACCAGTGGAGCGACTACCAGCGCAACCTGGAACGTTTTCTCTATTTGCCGGGCCCGGCCCAGGAGCCTGGCCAGGAGCCGGGCCGAAATCCCGGCCCGGAAAGTGATCCGCCCCCCGCCCCCCGGCAGGCAACCAGGAAGAAGAAAGCCGCTCCCCGGCCTGACCCGCCTGCTGCACCGCCGGCCATGGAGGACGAAAGCAGCAACCCCGTCGACCCCCGGCAAAAACCCCTGTGGGGCTAACCCCCCTCATGCTTACCACTTTTTCGCAAATCATCGAGCAGCAGCAGGCCAAGGAGATACTGCGCCGGGCCGTGGGCGGCGGCAAACTGGCCCATGCTTATCTGTTTCGCGGCCCGGCCGGGGTGGGCAAGAAAACCGCCGCCCGGGCCCTGGCCGCTGCCTTGAATTGCCAAGGCGATCGTCCAGAGCCGTTGGAGGCCTGCGGCCGGTGTCCGTCCTGCCGCAAGTTTGCTTCCGCTAATCACCCCGATTTTCTGGAGATTATGCCTGAAGGGGCGGGGATCAAGATCCAGCAGGTGCGGGAACTCAAAAAAGCGCTGCAATTCCCTCCTCTCGAGGCCGGGCGCCGGGTGGTGGTGTTGGGGGAGGTCCACACCATGCGCCGGGAGGCGGCCAACAGCCTGCTGAAAACCCTGGAAGAACCACCGGCCGACACCATCCTGCTGCTTACCGGCGACGAGGCCGGGGGGATTCTGCCCACCATCCTTTCCCGCTGCCAGATCATCCCCTTTTATCCCCTGCCGGTGGAAACCCTGGCCAGAACCCTGTATCAGGAAGCAACTGACCATCGCCAGGAGCTGGAAATGGCGACTGATTGGTCAAGCGACCCGGTTTTCCAGAACTGCCTTACCCTGGCGACGGTGGCCGAAGGCAGCCTGGGCCGGGCCCGGCAGTTGCAAGAGCAGGAGTTGTTGCCCCTGCGCCGGCAGGTGCTGGAGAGTCTGCTCAACCTGCAGCCCGAGGCCCCGGCGGCCCCCGCAGTGGTGTTGTACTGGGCGGAACGGTGCGCCCAACTCAAGGAAGAGCTGCCGGACTTTCTCGACCTGCTGACCTCCTGCTACCATGATCTGGCCCTGCTGCAAACGCTAAGCCCGCAAGACCCGGCCAATCGGCACAACCCGATCATCAACCGCGACCTCCTGCCGCTGCTCTCTGCGGCGGCGGCGCATCGGGGGCCGGCCACGCTGGAAAGCTGCCGCCAACATTTACGCCGGGCCCAAGGCCGGCTGCGACGCAACTGCAACCGCACCCTGGTCTGCGAAGTGCTTTTCTTTGACCTGCTTTAATGGTATCTTGATAAACTTATGGAAAACCTCAGCCCTCAACCCGCATCTTCTTCGCCTTCACCGCCGGCCCCCCTGCTGCCACGGTGCTGCACCATCCGCTTTCGCCTCGGGGATCAGCCCGTTGCCGCCGTCAGCCGCATTATCGACCTGCGGCGGGATGAAGTGGTCATGCTGCAGACCGACCACGGCTTGGAACCGGGGGTGGTGATCGGCCAGATTCCCGCCGAACGGCCCGATCTTGACCAGCCCCAGGACCACCAGGCCGAAGGGGAATCTCCCCGCCCCGCCCAAAACCATAAAGCCCAAAACCATAAAGATGGCGGCGAGCAGAAAAAGGAGAAATCCCCACCGCGGATTACCCCCACAGTGATCCGCCGGGCCTCGCCGGAAGAACAGGAAAAGTACCGCAGCCTGCTGCAACGGGAACGGGAAGATTTCCTCCTGGCTCAGCAGTTGATCAGCAAACACCAACTCCCCATGAAGCTGATCCGGGCCGAACGTTTTTTCAGCGGCGGCAAGATCATCTTTTACTTCACCGCCGAAAACCGGGTTGACTTTCGCGGGCTGGTCAAGGATATGGTGCAGGAGTTTCGCACCCGGGTGGAGATCCGCCAGGTGGGGGTGCGCCATGAAACCAAGATGATCGGCGGCCTAGGCTGCTGCGGCCGGGAGCTGTGCTGCAGTTCATACATCAACCAGTTTGCCCCAGTTTCCATCAAGATGGCCAAAGAGCAGGGGTTGCCGTTGAACCCCGCCAAAATCTCGGGGATCTGCAACCGGCTGCTCTGCTGCTTGACCTACGAGTTTGAAACCTACCAGAAA
This window encodes:
- a CDS encoding AIR synthase-related protein, with product MLARIEVGLKTRVNDSYGEATGKRIAADLQLAVDEVRTIKVFTVEADITPEQLQAAAAGPYCDPVTQDYSLDALALRQELPFDWCIEVGFRPGVTDNEGRTASQALALLLGRPLSDREAVYTSMQYLLKGELSREQATTIAAKLLANELIERFTILSHQEFVDQGGIPAYAPRVTGDDQWRVAEIDLNVDDDTLQKISRDGVLALTLDEMQVIRDHLQDPQVVKQRRRVGLGEKITDVELEVLAQSWSEHCKHKIFNAEIHYEDTASGQQTVFHSLFDTFIKAPTAEIRRRMGDNDWCLSVFKDNAGVIRFTQDWNVAFKVETHNSPSALDPYGGALTGIVGVNRDPFGTGMGAKLIANTDVFCFASPFYEDPLPARLLHPKRIFEGVRLGVEHGGNKSGIPTVNGSLVFDSRFAGKPLVFCGTVGIMPALVNGRPSEHKKANPGDLIVMTGGRIGKDGIHGATFSSEELHEGSPATAVQIGDPITQKRMFDCLLKARDLGLYSCITDNGAGGLSSSVGEMAEDTGGFELHLDKAPLKYPGLQPWEIMISEAQERMTLAVPPGKIDEFMALCQRMEVEATVLGTFTDSGKFHVLYQGQTVACLEMAFVHHGLPPMQLSARWTPPVHPELQLPDHPDLGAELHTLLGRLNVCSKEYVVRQYDHEVQAGSVVKPLTGAANDGPSDAAVIRPLLDSCQGLVIAHGICPKYSDIDTYHMAACAVDEAIRNAVATGAGLNHMAGLDNFCWCDPVLSEKTPDGPYKLAQLVRANQALAACAVAFGVPCISGKDSMKNDYMMNNVKISIPPTLLFSVVAKIDDVNRAVTMDAKKPGDLVYLLGTTYDELGGSEYAALLGGVGNNVPKVNPETARRRYEALHQAMTRGLVASAHDLSDGGLAVAAAESAFAGGLGLDIDLGLALTQEVYRDDVLLFSESASRLLVTVAPADADAFEQTMAGAECSRIGVVTSEPVLRISGLGGETVLVERIEDLKKSWQTTLDF
- a CDS encoding 3'-5' exoribonuclease YhaM family protein yields the protein MGAEKGIFIAEIAEGREVEGIFLVKELNRGETRAGKPFLRLTLVDNSGEIGGPVWDDAEELAPLCQPGSYLQVSGRGDSYQGSPQLKIGRISPVDPSSVDPADFMPSGDFDRRELEAELERLLAGVQSPPVRRLLDAFFSDREFYQRFTTAPAAKSMHHAYLGGLLEHTVAVARLAEAVSRLYPGLDADLLLAGALLHDLGKTEELTYREYPFGYSNRGRLVGHLVIGTEMISQKAAAIDDFPPELLERLQHLVLSHHGYHEFGTPTLPMMQEAFILHFLDNLDAKANYFHRLNRQTTEPGYQWSDYQRNLERFLYLPGPAQEPGQEPGRNPGPESDPPPAPRQATRKKKAAPRPDPPAAPPAMEDESSNPVDPRQKPLWG
- the holB gene encoding DNA polymerase III subunit delta', which encodes MLTTFSQIIEQQQAKEILRRAVGGGKLAHAYLFRGPAGVGKKTAARALAAALNCQGDRPEPLEACGRCPSCRKFASANHPDFLEIMPEGAGIKIQQVRELKKALQFPPLEAGRRVVVLGEVHTMRREAANSLLKTLEEPPADTILLLTGDEAGGILPTILSRCQIIPFYPLPVETLARTLYQEATDHRQELEMATDWSSDPVFQNCLTLATVAEGSLGRARQLQEQELLPLRRQVLESLLNLQPEAPAAPAVVLYWAERCAQLKEELPDFLDLLTSCYHDLALLQTLSPQDPANRHNPIINRDLLPLLSAAAAHRGPATLESCRQHLRRAQGRLRRNCNRTLVCEVLFFDLL
- a CDS encoding PSP1 domain-containing protein; protein product: MENLSPQPASSSPSPPAPLLPRCCTIRFRLGDQPVAAVSRIIDLRRDEVVMLQTDHGLEPGVVIGQIPAERPDLDQPQDHQAEGESPRPAQNHKAQNHKDGGEQKKEKSPPRITPTVIRRASPEEQEKYRSLLQREREDFLLAQQLISKHQLPMKLIRAERFFSGGKIIFYFTAENRVDFRGLVKDMVQEFRTRVEIRQVGVRHETKMIGGLGCCGRELCCSSYINQFAPVSIKMAKEQGLPLNPAKISGICNRLLCCLTYEFETYQKMRRIMPKAGKMVTLDGRRFKVLKLNILEENVEVCDLEEPERVIIWQASEWRRCEPAKVSGKPGADQAAADKGGERKKGERSRRQPPPDSARKKSKSGTEQ